GGACAGCCGAGTTGAAGCACCCCCCCAACGACCGCCCCAGCCCAGAAGAATGAGCCGGGGTCAGCCGTTCGGACGAGTACTCAGGGGTGTCACGGCAAGATCCGTGGCCTTCTGCGACCATGCCGTTCCGTATGGTCCCACCAGGCCAACCCAACGACCCGCCACCCGCACCTGAACGTCGGGGCCGCCGTGGCCGGCGACCGGGCCGCCAGCGGCGCCGAGGAAGCCCATCCGGACCACCGCCTGCACCAGCCGCTGGGACACCTCGACCGGCTCGGCGGGCGGCCCGTCCGGAGTGACCAGCACCGCCACGTGGTCGAGCAACGCGTCGCGCAGCGCACGCTGACCCACCGCGCGGCCGGCCACCCCCTGCTCGCTCGCCGTCCGCAGGGTGCCCGCCGCCGCCTGCGCGATCCGTCGCACCTCGGCGACCGGCAGCGCCTCCACCTGCCGGCTGCGCACCGGCGGCAGCGGCCACCGCCACTGCGCGTCCCGGCGGGTCGGCAGGGCCGCACCGCCACGCTCCAGCTCGGCCAGCAGCTCGGCGGCGGCCACCGTGACGTCGTCGGCCGGCCCACCGGCCACCGTGCGGACCACGAGGACCTGCCACGGCAGCCGGGCCCAGAGGGCGACCCGGCCGGGCCCACCGGCCGGCCGCAGCCGGACCGGTGCGACCGGGTCCAGCCGGACCAGCCGGGCCAGGAAGGCGCCGGCGTCCGCCACCCCGGCGACACCGTGCGTCGGGGTCGACGCGGCCGTCCGTCCCGGCTCGGCTGTACCCGGCCGGGTCATGCCACCCCGCCGTGTGGGGCGTACGTGAGAAGGAAGTCCCGCTCCTCAGGTGTGATCCGTCGGGGCACCTGGCGGGTCAGGTCGAACGGCACCAGCACCGAACGGGCGCGGCTGGCCAGCACCTCGCCGTCGTACAGCTCGTACGCGACAGTGAACCGGGAGGCCCGGATCTCCTCCACCCACAGCTCGATCCGAACGGTGGGCGCCGCCTCCGCGGTGGCCCGGCCCAGCGCGTAGTCGACCGGGCGCAGGTAGTCGACCTCGTGCCGACGGATCACCACCCCGTCGGCGAACGAGCCGACCCCCCAGGCCCGGCCGCCGGCGAACATCAACGCCACCCGCGCCTCCTCGTACAGGGTGAGGAAGCGCGAGTTGTTGACGTGGCCGTACGCGTCCAGGTCGGACCAGCGCAGCGTGCAGTGGTAGACGAACCGGTCAGACACCTTCTCGGCCCCGGTCAGTCGCGGGTCAGCTTGCGGTAGGTCACCCGGTGCGGCCGGGCAGCCTCCGCGCCGAGGCGGTCGATCTTGTTCTTCTCGTACGCCTCGAAGTTGCCCTCGAACCAGAACCACCGGGTCGGGTCCTGGTCGTCGCCCTCCCAGGCCAGGATGTGCGTGGAGACGCGGTCCAGGAACATCCGGTCGTGCGAGATGACCACGGCGCAGCCGGGGAACTCCAGCAGCGCGTTCTCCAGGCTGGACAGCGTCTCCACGTCCAGGTCGTTCGTCGGCTCGTCGAGCAGGATGACGTTGCCGCCGATCTTCAGGGTCAGCGCCAGGTTGAGCCGGTTGCGCTCACCGCCGGAGAGCACCTTCGTCGGCTTCTGCTGATCCGGTCCCTTGAAGCCGAACGCGGCGATGTACGCCCGCGACGGCATCTCGACCTTGCCCACCATCAGGTAGTCCAGCCCGTCGGAGACGACCTCCCAGACGGTCTTGTCGCCGTTGAGGCCTTCGCGATTCTGGTCGACGTACGACAGCGAGACGGTGGGGCCGACCCGGACCTGGCCGCCGGTCGGCTCCTCCAGCCCGACGATGGTCTTGAACAGGGTGGTCTTGCCGACGCCGTTGGGGCCGATGATGCCGACGATGCCGTTGCGCGGCAGCGAGAACGACAGGTTGTCGATCAGCAGCCGGTCGCCGAAGCCCTTGCTGAGGTTGACCGCCTCGATCACCGTGCTGCCCAGGCGCGGGCCCGGCGGGATCTGGATCTCCTCGAAGTCGAGCTTGCGGGTCTTCTCCGCCTCGTTGGCCATCTCGTCGTACCGGTCCAGGCGGGCCTTGGACTTGGTCTGGCGGGCCTTGGCGTTGGAGCGGACCCACTCCAGTTCCTCGGTGAGGCGCTTCTTCATCTTGGCGTCGCGGCGACCCTCGACGGCCAGGCGGGCGGCCTTCTTCTCCAGGTAGGTGGAGTAGTTGCCCTCGTAACCGATGGCCCGGCCGCGGTCCAGCTCCAGGATCCAGCCGGCCACGTTGTCGAGGAAGTACCGGTCGTGGGTGATCGCCATGACGGTGCCGGCGTACTTGGCGAGGTGCTGCTCCAGCCAGGAGACGCTCTCCGCGTCCAGGTGGTTGGTGGGCTCGTCGAGCAACAGCAGGTCGGGCGCTTCCAGCAGCAGCTTGCAGAGCGCGACGCGGCGGCGCTCACCACCGGAGAGCTGGGTCACGTCGGCGTCCGGCGGGGGGCAGCGCAGCGCGTCCATGGCCAGTTCGAGCTTGGAGTCGACGTCCCAGGCGTCGAGGTGGTCCAGCTCCTCCTGGAGCTTGCCCATCTCCTCCATCAGCTCGTCGGAGTAGTCGGTCGCCATCTGCTCGGCGATCTTGTTGAAGCGCTCCAGCTTGGCCTTGGTCTCGGCGACCGCCTCTTCGACGTTGCCGAGCACGGTCTTGGCCTCGTTGAGCGGGGGCTCCTGGGCGAGCATGCCGACGGTGTAGCCGGGCATCAGCCGGGCCTCGCCGTTGCTCGGCTTGTCCAGCCCTGCCATGATCTTGAGGAGGCTGGACTTACCGGCGCCGTTCGGACCGAGCACACCGATCTTGGCTCCCGGCAGGAAGCTCAACGTCACGTTGTCGAGCACGACCTTGTCGCCGTGCGCCTTGCGGGCCTTTTCCAGGACGTAGATGTACTGGGCCACGGTGCGGGCTACCTCCGTCGGTTGCTGTCGCTGATCGGCGGCGCGGGCGCGGGCTGCGAAGACCGCCCGCCGCCGCCGGCCGGTGACCGGCCGCGCGCACGCCATCGTCAATCCTGACAGGTACGACGCGGTTCGCCCACATCACCCCGCCTCAGGAGTACGTGGGCGAGCCTCCTTGCCCGAGCCGGTAAGGCAAATTACGGTTAAGGTATGACCAAGAAGATCACTGTCAGCCTGCCCGACGATCTTGCGGAGAGACTCGCACTGGAACCCAACGTGTCCGCCTTTGTGGCGGACTCCCTGCGGAGTCGGGTCGCAGGGGAGAAGACCCGGGAGATCCTCCGAAGCGTTGGCTTCAAGCTGACCGATGAAGGCCTGGCGCGGGCGCATGCCGAGATGGAGCAGGCCAAGGCCAGCATCACCCCCGAACTGCGCACCCAGGCCGCCCAGTTGCAGGCAGAGGTCGAAGCGGCCCGTGCACGGGTCCGCCGGTGACGACCTTCGGCCTTGCGCTCGACACAACCGCACTACTCGCCTATTCAGCGACAACTCAGGAGGTGGGGCACCGGATCGCCGAAGTCGCCGACCACGCTCTTGATGTACTCGTGCCGGCGCTCTGCCTAGCGCGGGCACACCAACAGGCGACTCCCGAACAGTGGGAACTGCTAGAACTGCTCTCGGCACTGCCGAACATCCGGGTCACACCAGTCGAAGCCGACATGTGCGCCATCCTCGGTGGCTGGTCTCGCCGAATGAACGGTCGCATGGATCTCGCCCAGCTCGCCATGGAGGCTGCGTCGCGTCCCCTCGTGCCGATCATGACGGATCGGCGGGAGTTGCTCGGCGAGGTGCTGCCCAAGGAATGGCCGATCATCGACCTCTGACCCACGGCCTGTCGACAAGATCACCTCTAGGATTCGGTCGGACCGAGGCGGGTAGGAGACTCCGGCACGGGGCACCAGACGCCGCAGCTACGCTCAGTACGCTCATCGCGGTGGACCCGTCAGTACCCGGAGGTGGCCGATCGTGACCGTCCGAAGCTCCTTTGTCGTAGTGGCGAACCGTCTGCCGGTCGACGAGGTGAGCACACCCGAGGGGCGGCAGTGGCGACGTAGCCCCGGTGGGCTGGTCACCGCGCTGCATCCCGTGCTCGCCGAACACCAGGGCACCTGGGTCGGCTGGGCTGGTGGCACCGGCGCGGCTCCCGAGCCGTTCGACCTGGAGGGGATCCGGCTGCATCCGGTCCCGCTCAGCGCCGAGGAGTTGGAGCGCTACTACGAGGGCCAGTCCAACGCGACGATCTGGCCGCTCTACCACGACGCGGTCGAGACGCCGGCCTACAAGCGCCGGTGGCGGGAGGCGTACCGCCTGGTCAACGCGCGGTTCGCGGAGGCCGCGGCGGACGTCGCGGCCGAGGGCGCCACGGTCTGGGTGCAGGACTACCAGTTGCAGTTGGTCCCGGCGATGCTCCGTGAGCTGCGTCCGGACCTGCGGATCGGGTTCTTCCTGCACATCCCGTTCCCGCCGATCGAGCTGTTCATGCAGATGCCCTTCCGCACCGAGATCCTGCGCGGTCTGCTCGGCGCCGACCTGGTCGGTTTCCAGCAGCGGCTGGCGGCGCAGAACTTCGTCCGGCTGGCCCGGCACCTGCTCGGGCTGCGCTACGAGGGGCAGATGATCCAGGTCGAAGGTCGGCAGGTGAAGGCGGGCGCCTTCCCCATCTCGATCGACACCCAGGAGATGGAGCGGATGGCCGCCGACCCGGCGATCCAGGCCCGGGCGAAGCAGATCCGTGCCGAGTTGGGCGACCCGAAGACGATAATCCTCGGCGTGGACCGGCTGGATTACACCAAGGGCATCGAGTTGCGACTCAAGGCTTTCCGCGAGCTCCTTGCTGACGGAAAGTTGACAGTTCCCGATGCGGTTATGGTGCAGGTGGCCACGCCCAGCCGAGAGCGCGTCGAGCACTACCAGGCACTACGGGTCAAGGTGGAGCGCGAGGTTGGTCGGATTAATGGCGAATTCGGCCGGGTCGGCGTGCCGGCGGTGCATTACCTGCATCAGTCGTACAGTCGCAGTGAACTCGCCGCGATGTACGTCGCCGCAGATGTGATGATGGTGACACCGCTGCGAGACGGAATGAATCTGGTAGCCAAGGAGTACGTCG
This portion of the Micromonospora zamorensis genome encodes:
- a CDS encoding alpha,alpha-trehalose-phosphate synthase (UDP-forming); the protein is MTVRSSFVVVANRLPVDEVSTPEGRQWRRSPGGLVTALHPVLAEHQGTWVGWAGGTGAAPEPFDLEGIRLHPVPLSAEELERYYEGQSNATIWPLYHDAVETPAYKRRWREAYRLVNARFAEAAADVAAEGATVWVQDYQLQLVPAMLRELRPDLRIGFFLHIPFPPIELFMQMPFRTEILRGLLGADLVGFQQRLAAQNFVRLARHLLGLRYEGQMIQVEGRQVKAGAFPISIDTQEMERMAADPAIQARAKQIRAELGDPKTIILGVDRLDYTKGIELRLKAFRELLADGKLTVPDAVMVQVATPSRERVEHYQALRVKVEREVGRINGEFGRVGVPAVHYLHQSYSRSELAAMYVAADVMMVTPLRDGMNLVAKEYVASRADQGGALVLSEFAGAATELRQAFLCNPHDPDAVKDALLRAVHVEKTEARRRMRTMQRHLRTHDVGHWAKSFLSELGVSEAEAE
- the ettA gene encoding energy-dependent translational throttle protein EttA, with the protein product MAQYIYVLEKARKAHGDKVVLDNVTLSFLPGAKIGVLGPNGAGKSSLLKIMAGLDKPSNGEARLMPGYTVGMLAQEPPLNEAKTVLGNVEEAVAETKAKLERFNKIAEQMATDYSDELMEEMGKLQEELDHLDAWDVDSKLELAMDALRCPPPDADVTQLSGGERRRVALCKLLLEAPDLLLLDEPTNHLDAESVSWLEQHLAKYAGTVMAITHDRYFLDNVAGWILELDRGRAIGYEGNYSTYLEKKAARLAVEGRRDAKMKKRLTEELEWVRSNAKARQTKSKARLDRYDEMANEAEKTRKLDFEEIQIPPGPRLGSTVIEAVNLSKGFGDRLLIDNLSFSLPRNGIVGIIGPNGVGKTTLFKTIVGLEEPTGGQVRVGPTVSLSYVDQNREGLNGDKTVWEVVSDGLDYLMVGKVEMPSRAYIAAFGFKGPDQQKPTKVLSGGERNRLNLALTLKIGGNVILLDEPTNDLDVETLSSLENALLEFPGCAVVISHDRMFLDRVSTHILAWEGDDQDPTRWFWFEGNFEAYEKNKIDRLGAEAARPHRVTYRKLTRD
- a CDS encoding acyl-CoA thioesterase, producing MSDRFVYHCTLRWSDLDAYGHVNNSRFLTLYEEARVALMFAGGRAWGVGSFADGVVIRRHEVDYLRPVDYALGRATAEAAPTVRIELWVEEIRASRFTVAYELYDGEVLASRARSVLVPFDLTRQVPRRITPEERDFLLTYAPHGGVA